CATTGGGAACAGGATGAACGCAAACAAAAGAACAAGAAAAGTAAGTGAGACGAGGATAAGCACGATATGCGGAAGGAATTCGGAGTACACCTCAGTCTTGATCCAAACCTGTAAACTGGCGGGATTAAGTCGATTTTCTTCGGCTGAGAGTACGATAAGCATTCGAAAAAGGGTCCTCTTTAATAGAGGCCCCTTTCTTTGCTTTGCATTTAAAATTTGTGTATCACGGCTGCGTATCCTTGTTAGACTGCAAGCCCCCATTCACATCAGGAAGATCATCCGGCTCAAATTGTTCAAGCTCGTTCCCTTGCAAATGGTCTGACGGGGTCTGTTGCTGGTTCTGGCTAGGGGGATTCGTAGTCACTCCATTACCGCTTGAAACACCCGTATGACCTGATGGCAGCGCAATAGCTGGGGCATTACTTCCGTTACTGCCTACCGGCTTGCCCTGATTATCGTAATAATACATCGGCACATCCCCGACAACCAGAAGGTAGGAAATCGGGATTTCCGTATCGACCGTTTCGGGCTCCATGTCGAAGGGCACCACGACGGCGACCTCAGCAATGATGTGAATGTACACTTCCACCAAAATCATGTTAATACCCGCATTTTGCTGACGGGTGTTCAGGTCCACTTTGACAGCGCCTTGGGGCTCAATACGAACCGGTATACTCGGGCCAAATGAAGCCATCACCGGACTCCCCAGTGCCTGCCCCAGTGGAATTTTTTCTTTTAACATGTGTACATTCTGCAGTGTGGATTGCACAATGTTCATCGTACTTGCGGTGATTCGCATATGCTCATTGTAGTTCAGCATGAAACCGGACACTTTCCCGGCGGTATCCGTCTTCCAATCAATCAATCCTTCGTTGGTTTTGCCATCTGCAACCTGTGCTGTAATCGCCTTGTTGATCGCTTCGGTCGCAATTTGCTTCACTCTGATCTTGGCCAAGTGCATGATGGGGGGCTTCATTTTCTTATCCACATAAGCAAAGCCCTGCATCAAACAAAACGCAGTGACCAATAAAATGATCAACCACATTTTGCGCTTGCCGCTTGGCGGCTTACGGCGTTTCCGGCTTCGCCATTTTCTTCTCATCATCGAAGTGTCCCTCCCCTGCGGGATGAGCTATAGGCTATAGTTAACCTTATGCACTGTTGTCCCGAAAAAGAAGGACAGTACGTGGACACTGGACAGAAAGTAACAATAACATTAAAGGGACAAGTACTCCTCATTGGCTAACCTAATCGGTAATCGGAAACTATGTAAACCGAGATAAAAAAACCTTTCGCCCGCAGATTCCTCTGCAAAGCGAAAGGTTTTATGTTCAGACCGCCCAAAGACTTGAGCACTGGTAGCCATTTATTTCGGAACAGATTCCCAGTCTTTCAGGAAACGTTCAATCCCGCTGTCTGTCAGTGGGTGCTTCCAAAGTGTCGGCAGAAGCGAACCTGGAATGGTGGCAATGTGCGCACCGGAAAGGGCTGCATCTTCGACATGTTTGATATTGCGAATGCTTGCTGCGATAATCTCGGAAGGCAGATCATACATGTCCAGAATAAGACGCAGATCACGAATCAGTTTCATACCATCCACCGCAATATCATCCAGACGCCCAACGAATGGACTGATATAAGTTGCACCAGCTTTCGCTGCCATCAAACCCTGTGCTGCGGAGAAGATCAGCGTTACATTGGTTTTGATCCCTTTTTGCGTTAACTCATGGCAAGCATACAGCCCATCTTCGGTCATCGGCAGTTTAATAACTACATTCGGTGCCCATTCTGCAATTTCATAAGCTTCCTTCAACATATCTTCGGCTTTGAGACCGATAACTTCAGCACTGACCGGGCCTTTAACAACGCCACAGATCTCCTGAATGACTTCTTTAAATACGCGACCTTCTTTGGCAATCAAAGACGGGTTAGTCGTGACTCCATCTACCAGACCCAGACGTTCGATCCGTTTGATTTCTTCCACATTCCCTGTATCCAAGAAAAATTTCATGATATGTTCCCTCCACTTGATGAATTCGTAAACACGATATAAGTTATTACCCGATGTCCATCATATGTTAACAGTTATATATAAAATTAATTTTTCTCTACAGCGTGACCGCCAAATTCATTACGCAATGCCGCTACCACTTTACCTGTAAATGTGTCTGTCTCCAGGGAACGATAACGCATCAGCAAGGACAAAGCGATAACCGGTGTAGCGGTTTGAAGGTCAAACGCCGTTTCTACCGTCCAACGTCCTTCACCGGAAGAGTGCATTACGCCTTTAATTTCATCAAGGTTCGCATCTTTGGAGAAGGCACGTTCTGTCAGCTCCATCAACCAAGAGCGGATAACAGAACCGTTGTTCCATACGCGTGCTACTTGTTCGAAGTCGAAATCAAA
The window above is part of the Paenibacillus sp. 1781tsa1 genome. Proteins encoded here:
- the yunB gene encoding sporulation protein YunB, translating into MMRRKWRSRKRRKPPSGKRKMWLIILLVTAFCLMQGFAYVDKKMKPPIMHLAKIRVKQIATEAINKAITAQVADGKTNEGLIDWKTDTAGKVSGFMLNYNEHMRITASTMNIVQSTLQNVHMLKEKIPLGQALGSPVMASFGPSIPVRIEPQGAVKVDLNTRQQNAGINMILVEVYIHIIAEVAVVVPFDMEPETVDTEIPISYLLVVGDVPMYYYDNQGKPVGSNGSNAPAIALPSGHTGVSSGNGVTTNPPSQNQQQTPSDHLQGNELEQFEPDDLPDVNGGLQSNKDTQP
- the fsa gene encoding fructose-6-phosphate aldolase, with amino-acid sequence MKFFLDTGNVEEIKRIERLGLVDGVTTNPSLIAKEGRVFKEVIQEICGVVKGPVSAEVIGLKAEDMLKEAYEIAEWAPNVVIKLPMTEDGLYACHELTQKGIKTNVTLIFSAAQGLMAAKAGATYISPFVGRLDDIAVDGMKLIRDLRLILDMYDLPSEIIAASIRNIKHVEDAALSGAHIATIPGSLLPTLWKHPLTDSGIERFLKDWESVPK